A window of Aeromicrobium sp. A1-2 contains these coding sequences:
- a CDS encoding bifunctional GNAT family N-acetyltransferase/acetate--CoA ligase family protein → MTSEVHPVQHWEADVLLKDGGVAQLRPILAKDAERLVEFYSRVSEQSKYFRFFAPYPTLSDKDVTRFTTVDHDRRVAFVVTLHSTIIGVGRYDAVTDDEAEVAFLVEDAQQGRGVGQLLLEHLAQAGRERGIRTFVADVLPSNMRMQQIFREMGYQVDGMIDGGVTRLTFRIEPTDLAVGVMRAREQRAEAASIERIFRARSIAVIGASRRQNSIGQAMVRNLVLGDFSGSVYAVNSQAEAVSGLPAYKTVQDIPGEVDVAIVAVPADSVNDVVLDCAAKGVHGLIVISAGFAEEGTEGRQRQRALLGLSRSYGLRLIGPNCLGIINTAPDLQLNASLSPAMPPQGRVGFFCQSGALGTAILESVSRRGLGLSTFVSAGNRADVSGNDLLQYWQEDDSTEVILLYLESIGNPRKFSRIARRVSRTKPIVAVKSGRSTQGVPVGHTVKRTSAPQSAVDAMFRQAGVIQVDTLDEMFDVAQLLAHQPLPRGNRVSIVGNSDAVALIVADAASAAGLQVNEPVSLGADANADDFEAAIETAIASPDTDALVAVYIPPLNTSGEEVANVLAAVGEQSDKPIVSTFLGSEGVPVLLRVPDLLGGSAGRGSVPSYAAPESAVRALARVVNYAEWAARDHGEFHIALDHRTGDARALVRQVLLAAPRGAILSTEQVHALLACYGIDLWTWINVHDRDEAIAAGEKLGGDVVLKAGSEHLRSRPDLAHVWRNIRGAEEMGRAWDELTSWTGMRKDTKFFVQRAAADGIHVSFSVTEDPLFGPLVSFGLAGAPSELLGDRSYGIPPLTDLDAESMIRNLRSAPLLYGYRGSDAVDVDVLQDIIVRLAAMKDDLPEIAELDLEPVLVHGKGYTALSARAKVIPSADRRGEWYVRRLSQPDSMGDTLA, encoded by the coding sequence GTGACGAGTGAAGTGCATCCGGTCCAGCACTGGGAGGCCGATGTCCTGCTCAAGGACGGCGGCGTCGCCCAGCTCCGACCAATTCTCGCCAAGGACGCCGAACGGCTCGTCGAGTTCTACTCCCGAGTCTCGGAGCAGTCCAAGTACTTCCGCTTCTTCGCGCCCTACCCGACGCTCTCGGACAAGGATGTCACGAGGTTCACGACCGTCGATCACGATCGACGGGTCGCTTTCGTCGTGACGCTGCACTCGACGATCATCGGGGTCGGCCGGTACGACGCCGTGACCGACGACGAGGCCGAGGTCGCCTTCCTCGTGGAGGACGCCCAACAAGGCCGGGGCGTGGGCCAGCTGCTCCTGGAGCACCTCGCCCAGGCCGGCCGCGAGCGCGGCATCCGGACCTTCGTCGCTGACGTTCTGCCGTCCAACATGCGAATGCAGCAGATCTTCCGCGAGATGGGCTATCAGGTCGACGGCATGATCGACGGTGGCGTCACCCGGTTGACCTTCCGCATCGAGCCGACCGACCTCGCCGTCGGTGTCATGCGAGCGCGCGAGCAGCGTGCCGAGGCCGCGTCGATCGAGCGCATCTTCCGCGCCCGCAGCATCGCGGTCATCGGCGCCAGCCGCCGACAGAACTCGATCGGCCAGGCCATGGTCCGCAACCTTGTCCTGGGGGACTTCAGCGGCAGTGTCTATGCCGTCAACTCCCAGGCCGAGGCCGTGTCGGGTCTGCCGGCGTACAAGACCGTGCAGGACATCCCCGGTGAGGTCGACGTCGCGATCGTGGCGGTGCCGGCCGACTCGGTCAACGACGTCGTCCTCGACTGCGCGGCCAAGGGCGTGCACGGTCTGATTGTGATCTCGGCCGGATTCGCCGAGGAGGGCACTGAGGGCCGCCAGCGCCAACGCGCTCTGCTGGGCCTCAGCCGGTCCTACGGTCTGCGGCTGATCGGTCCCAACTGTCTCGGCATCATCAATACCGCCCCGGATCTGCAGCTCAACGCCTCGCTGTCACCCGCGATGCCCCCGCAGGGGCGGGTGGGATTCTTCTGCCAGTCCGGCGCCCTTGGCACTGCGATCCTGGAGTCGGTGTCACGGCGAGGCCTGGGCCTCTCGACTTTCGTCTCGGCCGGCAACCGCGCCGATGTGTCCGGCAACGACCTGCTCCAGTACTGGCAGGAGGACGACTCGACCGAGGTCATCCTGCTCTACCTGGAGTCGATCGGTAACCCGCGCAAGTTCTCCCGCATCGCCCGTCGGGTGTCCCGCACCAAGCCGATCGTCGCGGTCAAGTCCGGGCGCTCGACGCAGGGCGTCCCGGTCGGCCACACCGTCAAGCGCACCTCGGCGCCCCAGTCGGCCGTCGACGCGATGTTCCGGCAGGCCGGGGTGATCCAGGTCGACACGTTGGACGAGATGTTCGACGTCGCGCAGCTGCTGGCCCACCAGCCGTTGCCGCGCGGCAACCGTGTCTCGATCGTGGGCAACTCCGACGCCGTGGCGCTGATCGTCGCCGATGCGGCCTCGGCGGCCGGTCTGCAGGTCAACGAGCCGGTCTCGTTGGGCGCCGATGCCAACGCCGACGACTTCGAGGCCGCGATCGAGACCGCGATCGCCAGTCCCGACACCGATGCGCTCGTCGCGGTCTACATCCCGCCGCTCAACACCAGCGGTGAGGAGGTCGCCAACGTCCTCGCGGCAGTCGGGGAGCAGTCGGACAAGCCGATCGTCTCGACCTTCCTGGGCAGCGAGGGCGTCCCGGTCCTCCTGCGGGTGCCCGACCTCCTGGGCGGCTCCGCCGGCCGTGGTTCTGTACCGTCCTACGCGGCTCCGGAGTCGGCCGTGCGCGCCCTGGCCCGGGTCGTCAACTATGCCGAGTGGGCCGCTCGTGACCACGGCGAGTTCCACATCGCCCTGGACCACCGCACGGGCGACGCGCGTGCATTGGTCCGCCAGGTGCTCCTCGCGGCGCCTCGCGGTGCGATCCTGTCGACCGAGCAGGTGCATGCGCTCCTGGCTTGCTACGGCATCGACCTGTGGACCTGGATCAATGTCCACGACAGGGACGAGGCGATCGCGGCCGGGGAGAAGCTCGGCGGCGACGTTGTGCTCAAGGCCGGCAGTGAGCACCTGCGCAGCCGACCCGACCTGGCCCATGTGTGGCGCAACATCCGCGGAGCCGAGGAGATGGGCCGCGCGTGGGACGAGCTGACGAGCTGGACCGGCATGCGCAAGGACACCAAGTTCTTCGTCCAGCGCGCCGCCGCCGACGGCATCCACGTGTCGTTCAGCGTCACGGAGGACCCGTTGTTCGGCCCGCTCGTCTCGTTCGGCCTCGCCGGAGCACCGAGCGAGCTCCTGGGCGACCGTTCGTACGGCATCCCTCCGCTGACCGACCTCGATGCCGAGTCGATGATCCGCAACCTGCGCTCGGCGCCGTTGCTGTACGGCTATCGCGGTTCCGACGCGGTCGACGTCGATGTCCTGCAGGACATCATTGTGCGGCTGGCCGCGATGAAGGACGACCTGCCAGAGATCGCCGAGCTCGACCTCGAGCCAGTGCTCGTGCACGGCAAGGGATACACCGCGTTGAGCGCTCGTGCCAAGGTCATCCCGTCGGCGGATCGGCGTGGCGAGTGGTACGTCCGACGCCTGAGTCAGCCCGACTCGATGGGGGATACGCTGGCGTGA
- a CDS encoding DUF5998 family protein — protein sequence MTTDDTKALFDEVSTSGYYPEIVAEGLSDALAGEPVAAYVLHHEPTFDHDEIRRHMTVLALTPSRLVLVHTDEHPGDDLLPKPYTSTTSEAVALAQVRSVVVTRMVTSKSKQLEEALMTVGWGAVSRVDLEPARCADPECDADHGYTGSLTGDDFSLRLAAAADGGTAVERLLGFARTLSAATAGRTA from the coding sequence ATGACCACTGACGACACGAAGGCGCTGTTCGACGAGGTCTCCACCAGCGGCTACTACCCCGAGATCGTTGCCGAGGGTCTCAGCGACGCGTTGGCCGGGGAGCCGGTCGCGGCCTATGTCCTGCACCACGAGCCAACCTTTGACCACGACGAGATCCGCCGGCACATGACGGTGCTGGCCCTGACCCCGAGCAGGCTGGTGCTGGTCCACACCGACGAGCACCCCGGCGACGATCTGCTGCCCAAGCCGTACACCTCGACGACGTCGGAGGCGGTTGCGCTAGCGCAGGTGCGCTCGGTCGTCGTGACCCGCATGGTGACCTCGAAGTCCAAGCAGCTAGAGGAAGCCTTGATGACGGTCGGCTGGGGCGCGGTGTCGCGAGTTGACCTCGAGCCCGCTCGCTGCGCAGATCCAGAGTGCGACGCCGATCACGGCTATACGGGCTCCTTGACCGGCGACGACTTCTCGCTGCGTCTGGCTGCTGCTGCCGACGGTGGCACGGCGGTGGAGCGTCTGCTCGGCTTCGCCCGCACCCTCTCGGCTGCAACCGCCGGCCGCACCGCATGA
- a CDS encoding alkaline phosphatase family protein has product MTLAGLGGRATIDQIMPSVAAALGAPGFANSLGLPEAPRYVVFLVDGLGLDLLREHADAAPFLSSLLNVDDVVCGVPSTTATSLTSLGTGVQAGSHGIVGYTSRVPGSGQRLNSLKWDQPIDPVIWQPHPTVLEQLQAAGVAASSVNDAKFVGTGLTLCSQRGVPFHGINSVWERLDVVLDVIESAPRSVTYAYESRLDHTGHGKGCTSPEWREMLTTIDAELADLREELPRDAVLLVTADHGMIDLPMADRFDVDSLPQLLDDVTLLAGEARFRHLYTRAGASADVAARWQAELGERAIVRTQDGLEDWFGPIAPDVRGRIGDVVVASLGDFAVFSSREFGIELKMTGFHGSVTEAELRIPVLVAP; this is encoded by the coding sequence ATGACCCTGGCCGGACTGGGCGGTCGCGCGACGATCGACCAGATCATGCCGTCGGTTGCGGCCGCGCTGGGGGCCCCCGGTTTCGCCAACAGCCTGGGCCTGCCCGAAGCGCCGCGCTACGTGGTGTTCCTGGTCGACGGACTGGGCCTGGACCTGCTGCGCGAGCACGCCGATGCCGCGCCGTTCCTGTCCTCGCTGCTGAACGTCGACGACGTGGTCTGCGGCGTGCCCTCGACGACCGCCACGAGTCTGACCTCGCTCGGCACCGGTGTCCAGGCCGGCTCGCACGGCATCGTCGGCTACACCTCCCGGGTTCCCGGGAGCGGGCAGCGGCTCAACTCCCTGAAGTGGGACCAGCCGATCGACCCGGTGATCTGGCAACCGCACCCCACCGTGCTGGAGCAGCTCCAGGCTGCCGGTGTCGCAGCTTCGTCGGTCAACGACGCGAAGTTCGTCGGGACGGGTCTGACGCTGTGCAGTCAGCGGGGGGTGCCGTTCCACGGCATCAACTCGGTCTGGGAGCGCCTCGACGTCGTCCTGGATGTCATCGAGTCGGCGCCCCGGTCCGTGACTTACGCCTATGAGTCACGCCTGGACCACACAGGCCACGGCAAGGGCTGCACATCACCGGAGTGGCGGGAGATGCTCACGACGATCGACGCAGAGCTCGCAGACCTGCGCGAGGAGCTGCCGCGCGACGCGGTCCTGCTGGTGACTGCCGACCACGGCATGATCGACCTGCCGATGGCGGACAGGTTCGACGTCGACTCGCTCCCGCAGCTGCTGGACGATGTGACGCTGCTGGCCGGTGAAGCCAGGTTCCGTCACCTTTACACTCGGGCCGGCGCCTCCGCCGACGTCGCGGCACGCTGGCAGGCCGAGCTCGGCGAGCGTGCCATCGTCCGGACCCAGGATGGCCTCGAGGATTGGTTCGGGCCGATCGCGCCGGACGTCCGCGGCCGCATTGGTGATGTCGTCGTGGCATCGCTCGGCGACTTCGCGGTGTTCTCGTCCCGTGAGTTCGGCATCGAGCTCAAGATGACCGGCTTCCACGGCTCGGTCACCGAGGCCGAGCTGCGCATCCCGGTCCTCGTCGCACCCTAG
- a CDS encoding DUF2231 domain-containing protein — MPNDFYGLPLHPLIVHATVVIIPTAAVVVLLAALWPRFRQWAGPLPVATSLVGLILVPLSTSTGETLERHVERSAQLREHTHLADGLLPWMIGLTVVASIGYALYWRSAREGSVRRAFTMAVAVLAIAAAAGTAVQVARIGHSGAEAAWADTSMSAAPPSD; from the coding sequence ATGCCCAACGACTTCTACGGCCTGCCCCTGCACCCGCTGATCGTGCACGCGACCGTGGTCATCATCCCCACCGCCGCCGTCGTGGTCCTACTGGCCGCGCTCTGGCCGCGCTTCCGGCAGTGGGCCGGTCCGCTGCCGGTCGCGACGAGCCTCGTGGGCCTGATCCTGGTGCCGCTCTCCACGTCGACCGGCGAGACACTGGAGCGACACGTGGAGCGCTCCGCACAGCTGCGTGAGCACACACACCTGGCAGACGGTCTGCTCCCGTGGATGATCGGCCTGACGGTCGTGGCTTCGATCGGATACGCCCTGTACTGGCGCTCGGCGCGCGAGGGCAGTGTGCGCCGGGCCTTCACGATGGCCGTCGCGGTGCTCGCGATCGCAGCCGCGGCGGGCACCGCCGTCCAGGTGGCCCGCATCGGACACAGCGGCGCCGAGGCTGCGTGGGCCGACACCTCGATGAGCGCGGCACCACCGTCCGACTGA
- a CDS encoding thymidine kinase has product MADLNFYSGTMDCGKSTLALQMDHNHRARGRVGLVFTSHDRAGTATLSSRLGLAVPAIEVDDAFSFWQHTVDQLTQGGRIDYFVCDEAQFYTVEQVDQLAKITDELSIDVFAFGILTDFRTQLFPGSLRLVELADHVHTLQVEALCWCGERATHNARTEDGVMVTEGDVIVVGDVEEIGRPTPTVGYEVLCRRHHRRRMTVATAKAAAMSPDVLPFG; this is encoded by the coding sequence GTGGCTGATCTGAACTTCTACTCCGGCACGATGGACTGCGGCAAGAGCACCCTGGCGCTGCAGATGGACCACAACCACCGCGCGCGTGGACGCGTGGGGCTGGTGTTCACATCGCACGACCGCGCGGGCACCGCGACGCTCTCGAGTCGGCTCGGCCTGGCGGTCCCGGCGATCGAGGTGGACGACGCGTTCAGCTTCTGGCAGCACACCGTCGACCAGCTGACCCAGGGCGGGCGCATCGACTACTTCGTGTGCGACGAGGCACAGTTCTACACCGTCGAGCAGGTCGACCAGCTCGCCAAGATCACCGACGAGCTGTCGATCGACGTCTTTGCCTTCGGTATCCTCACGGACTTCCGCACGCAGCTGTTCCCCGGCTCCCTGCGCCTGGTCGAGCTGGCCGACCACGTGCACACCCTCCAGGTCGAGGCGTTGTGCTGGTGTGGCGAACGGGCCACGCACAACGCGCGGACCGAGGACGGGGTCATGGTGACCGAGGGCGATGTCATCGTGGTCGGCGACGTTGAGGAGATCGGCCGGCCGACGCCGACGGTCGGCTACGAGGTGCTGTGCCGACGTCACCATCGGCGCAGGATGACCGTTGCGACGGCCAAGGCCGCCGCGATGTCGCCGGACGTCCTGCCGTTCGGCTGA
- the sepH gene encoding septation protein SepH, whose product MRDLGLDRLSEDRRFLIAHDSATGEKFRIPADHRLTSLIGKPSHSGNTSGQLEIRMESSLSPRDIQTRIRRGESPQSVADSAGVPVEQINGFAGPVLAEREFMCEQARKTSIRRKHVGGAGVLLGTLVSENILADGGVPESATWDSWRREDGRWTVLVTPHAAKYPATFLFDVKSRYVVPADEFAHDLVGDVALPDSADMAIADAVRSERRAEPEAARPTTPAEVLDTLHEAEPEAEPEVRTGVSSLKAARDRKALEQLAIGDAEETEDSETTTEVEHEADDFEDSLEHDVAVPDTMGPRKKRHERRRVPSWDEIMFGDKND is encoded by the coding sequence ATGCGTGATCTCGGTCTGGACCGACTGAGCGAGGACAGACGGTTCCTCATCGCGCACGACAGTGCCACCGGTGAGAAGTTCCGCATCCCCGCTGATCACCGCCTCACTTCCCTGATCGGCAAGCCGTCCCACTCTGGGAACACCTCCGGCCAGTTGGAGATCCGCATGGAAAGCTCTCTCAGCCCGCGCGACATCCAGACCCGCATCCGCCGCGGCGAGTCGCCCCAGTCGGTTGCCGATTCGGCCGGCGTGCCGGTCGAGCAGATCAACGGATTCGCCGGCCCGGTCCTCGCCGAGCGCGAGTTCATGTGCGAGCAGGCCCGCAAGACTTCGATCCGGCGCAAGCACGTCGGCGGGGCAGGCGTCCTGCTCGGCACCCTGGTCTCCGAGAACATTCTCGCTGACGGCGGCGTGCCCGAGTCGGCCACGTGGGACTCCTGGCGTCGCGAGGACGGCCGCTGGACCGTGCTGGTGACTCCCCATGCCGCCAAGTATCCAGCCACCTTCCTGTTCGACGTCAAGAGTCGCTACGTCGTGCCCGCGGACGAGTTCGCGCACGACCTGGTCGGCGATGTGGCGCTGCCGGACTCGGCCGACATGGCGATCGCTGATGCCGTGCGCTCCGAGCGTCGCGCCGAGCCGGAAGCTGCACGGCCGACCACACCCGCCGAGGTCCTCGACACGCTCCACGAGGCGGAGCCCGAGGCCGAGCCCGAGGTGCGGACCGGCGTCTCGTCACTCAAGGCCGCGCGAGACCGCAAAGCGCTCGAGCAGCTCGCGATCGGCGACGCCGAGGAGACCGAGGACTCCGAGACCACTACGGAGGTCGAGCACGAGGCGGACGACTTCGAGGACTCCCTCGAGCACGACGTCGCGGTGCCCGACACGATGGGCCCACGCAAGAAGCGACACGAACGCCGTCGCGTCCCGAGCTGGGACGAGATCATGTTCGGCGACAAGAACGACTGA
- a CDS encoding trimeric intracellular cation channel family protein — protein sequence MSDTLLLVLDLAGIAVFASTGALVGVRKELDVFGVIVLALITGLGGGVLRDVMIGAVPPAALDDWRYLVVPAVTAIAVFVFHPTFGRMERQILVLDAVGLALFCVTGAVKADAAGLGVLAAAALGMLTGIGGGMMRDVAAGRVPVIFGGELYATPAFAGALIATLVHHLELNEWWYALAFVVCLGWRLLALKRGWTAPLPPGMAHG from the coding sequence GTGTCCGACACCCTTCTTCTGGTCCTCGATCTGGCCGGCATCGCAGTATTCGCCTCCACCGGCGCCCTGGTCGGGGTGCGCAAGGAGCTCGATGTGTTCGGGGTCATAGTCCTCGCGCTCATCACGGGCCTCGGCGGAGGCGTGCTGCGGGACGTGATGATCGGGGCCGTCCCGCCGGCGGCTCTCGACGACTGGCGCTACCTGGTGGTGCCGGCAGTCACGGCGATCGCGGTGTTCGTGTTCCATCCGACGTTCGGCCGGATGGAGCGGCAGATCCTGGTGCTCGATGCGGTCGGTCTGGCGCTGTTCTGCGTGACGGGCGCGGTCAAGGCAGACGCGGCCGGACTCGGAGTGCTGGCCGCCGCAGCCCTTGGGATGCTGACCGGCATCGGAGGCGGCATGATGCGTGACGTCGCAGCCGGCCGCGTGCCGGTGATCTTCGGCGGTGAGCTGTACGCCACCCCGGCCTTTGCGGGTGCACTGATCGCGACGCTCGTGCACCACCTCGAGCTCAATGAGTGGTGGTACGCGTTGGCCTTCGTCGTGTGCCTGGGCTGGCGGCTGCTGGCACTCAAGCGAGGCTGGACCGCGCCGCTGCCTCCCGGAATGGCACACGGTTGA